From Pseudomonas sp. FP2335, the proteins below share one genomic window:
- a CDS encoding flagellar motor protein translates to MDVLSLIGITMAFVAIIGGNYLEGGHLGALANGPAALIVIGGTVGAALLQSPLSSFKRAMQILVWIIFPPRVDLAGGIDRVVNWSLTARKEGLLGLEGVADAEPDSYARKGLQLLVDGAEPEAIRSILEVDFYTQESRDINAAKVFESMGGYAPTIGIIGAVMGLIHVMGNLADPSQLGSGIAVAFVATIYGVASANLVLLPVASKLKSIAQRQSRYREMLLEGILSIAEGENPRSIELKLQGFMD, encoded by the coding sequence ATGGATGTGTTGAGCCTGATCGGCATTACCATGGCGTTTGTCGCAATCATCGGCGGCAACTACCTCGAAGGCGGCCACCTCGGCGCCCTCGCCAACGGTCCGGCTGCGTTGATCGTGATTGGCGGCACCGTGGGCGCCGCGTTGTTGCAGTCGCCGTTGAGCTCGTTCAAGCGCGCTATGCAGATCTTGGTGTGGATCATTTTTCCGCCGCGCGTCGACCTGGCCGGCGGCATCGACCGCGTGGTCAACTGGAGCCTCACCGCCCGCAAAGAAGGCCTGCTGGGCCTGGAAGGCGTGGCCGATGCCGAGCCCGACAGCTACGCGCGCAAAGGCCTGCAATTGCTGGTGGACGGCGCCGAACCGGAAGCGATCCGCAGCATCCTGGAGGTGGATTTCTACACCCAGGAGAGCCGTGACATCAATGCCGCCAAAGTCTTTGAAAGCATGGGCGGCTACGCGCCGACCATCGGCATCATTGGTGCGGTGATGGGCCTGATCCACGTGATGGGCAACCTCGCCGATCCGTCGCAACTGGGCAGCGGGATTGCCGTGGCGTTCGTCGCCACCATCTACGGCGTGGCCAGCGCCAACCTGGTGTTGCTGCCAGTGGCGAGCAAGCTCAAGTCCATTGCCCAGCGCCAGTCGCGTTATCGCGAGATGTTGCTCGAAGGCATCCTGTCGATTGCCGAGGGGGAAAACCCACGCTCCATCGAATTGAAGCTCCAGGGCTTCATGGACTGA
- the fliA gene encoding RNA polymerase sigma factor FliA: protein MTSSGYNLYKKSARDSQGELIERYAPLVKRIAYHLLARLPASVQVEDLIQAGMIGLLEVSTKYDASKGASFETYAGIRIRGAMLDEVRKGDWAPRSVHRNTRMVSDAIRAIEAKTGRDAKDHEVAAELQLSLDDYYGILNDTLGSRLFSFDDLLQDGEHEGLHEDGASAHLEPSRDLEDERFQGALADAIANLPERERLVLALYYDEELNLKEIGEVLGVSESRVSQLHSQCAARLRGRLGEWRAR, encoded by the coding sequence ATGACATCCAGCGGCTACAACCTTTACAAGAAGTCGGCACGTGACAGCCAGGGCGAATTGATCGAGCGCTATGCGCCGCTGGTCAAGCGCATCGCCTATCACCTGCTGGCGCGCCTGCCGGCGAGTGTGCAGGTCGAAGACTTGATCCAGGCCGGCATGATCGGCCTGCTTGAAGTGTCGACCAAATACGATGCGAGCAAGGGTGCCAGTTTCGAGACGTACGCGGGCATCCGTATCCGTGGCGCGATGCTCGATGAGGTGCGTAAAGGTGATTGGGCGCCGCGGTCGGTACACCGCAATACGCGCATGGTCAGTGACGCAATTCGTGCAATTGAAGCAAAAACCGGTCGCGACGCTAAAGATCACGAAGTTGCGGCCGAACTCCAATTGAGTCTCGACGATTATTACGGGATTTTGAACGATACCTTGGGCAGCCGCCTGTTCAGCTTCGACGACCTGCTACAGGACGGCGAACACGAAGGGCTGCACGAGGACGGCGCGAGTGCACATCTTGAGCCGTCGCGCGACCTGGAGGATGAACGCTTCCAGGGCGCGTTGGCGGACGCGATTGCCAATTTGCCGGAGCGTGAGCGACTGGTGTTGGCGCTGTACTACGACGAAGAGCTGAACCTCAAGGAAATCGGTGAGGTCCTGGGGGTCAGCGAATCGCGTGTCAGCCAGCTGCATAGCCAGTGCGCAGCCCGCTTGCGGGGGCGGTTGGGAGAGTGGCGCGCGCGCTGA
- a CDS encoding chemotaxis response regulator CheY, giving the protein MKILIVDDFSTMRRIIKNLLRDLGFTNTVEADDGLTAIPILNSGSIDFLVTDWNMPGMTGIDLLRHVRADEKLRGLPVLMVTAEAKREQIIEAAQAGVNGYVVKPFTALALKEKIEKIFERIHG; this is encoded by the coding sequence ATGAAAATCCTCATCGTTGATGACTTCTCAACGATGCGGCGGATCATTAAAAACCTGTTGCGTGACCTTGGGTTCACAAACACGGTCGAGGCGGATGACGGCCTTACGGCGATTCCGATCCTCAACAGCGGGAGCATCGACTTTCTGGTAACCGACTGGAACATGCCGGGCATGACCGGTATCGACCTGCTGCGTCACGTGCGTGCCGACGAAAAGCTGCGCGGCCTGCCCGTGTTGATGGTGACCGCCGAAGCCAAGCGTGAACAGATCATCGAAGCCGCCCAAGCCGGGGTAAACGGTTACGTGGTCAAACCTTTCACTGCATTGGCCTTGAAAGAGAAGATCGAAAAAATCTTCGAACGCATCCACGGCTAA
- the flhF gene encoding flagellar biosynthesis protein FlhF — translation MQVKRFFAADMRQAMKLVRDELGADAAIIGNRRIAGGVELTAALDYTPSALAPRVPNMELEDELRKTASRIVSAQAELSMRGDSDATTNRQLFAGLPLTAAEPLVEPTFTEPPRPAAPPPAGAVDQRVFDSMRFELNGLRELLEVQLGSLAWTQLQGSKPAQANLWRRLQRIGLSGPLSRDLLALTTEIEEPRQAWRMLLAHLARMIVTPEIEPLEEGGVIAMVGPAGMGKTTTLAKLAARYVLKYGAHNIALVSMDSYRIGAQEQLKTLGRILNVSVTHVDPGQSLANALDPLLRKRVVLIDTAGLQASDPALRMQLESLAGRGIKSKNYLVLATTSQKQVLTAAYHSYKRCGLAGCILTKLDETASLGEVLSLAISHELPVAYLTDGPRIPDDLHLPRRHQLVSRAVSVQMQEEPSEEAMADMFADLYHNPAKRVG, via the coding sequence ATGCAAGTGAAGCGTTTTTTCGCCGCCGATATGCGTCAGGCCATGAAACTGGTGCGTGATGAGCTGGGCGCCGATGCCGCGATTATCGGTAACCGTCGTATTGCCGGCGGTGTCGAGCTGACGGCTGCCCTGGATTACACGCCTTCGGCGCTGGCGCCGCGTGTGCCGAACATGGAACTCGAAGACGAGCTGCGCAAGACCGCCTCGCGCATTGTGTCGGCCCAGGCCGAACTGAGCATGCGCGGCGACAGCGATGCCACCACCAATCGCCAGTTGTTCGCCGGCCTGCCGCTGACCGCTGCGGAGCCCTTGGTTGAGCCCACCTTCACCGAACCACCGCGTCCTGCAGCGCCGCCACCGGCGGGCGCAGTCGACCAGCGTGTGTTCGACTCGATGCGCTTTGAACTCAATGGCCTGCGTGAGCTGCTGGAAGTGCAGCTGGGCTCCCTGGCGTGGACACAGTTGCAAGGCAGCAAGCCGGCCCAGGCCAACCTGTGGCGCCGCCTGCAACGCATCGGCCTGTCCGGCCCGTTGTCCCGCGACCTGCTGGCACTGACCACCGAAATCGAGGAACCTCGCCAAGCCTGGCGCATGCTGTTGGCGCACCTGGCGCGGATGATCGTCACCCCGGAAATCGAGCCCCTGGAAGAGGGCGGTGTGATCGCCATGGTCGGCCCTGCCGGCATGGGCAAGACCACCACGCTGGCCAAGCTGGCCGCGCGTTATGTGCTCAAGTACGGCGCGCACAACATCGCGCTGGTGAGCATGGACAGCTACCGCATCGGCGCCCAGGAGCAGCTCAAGACCCTGGGCCGTATCCTCAATGTGTCGGTAACCCACGTCGACCCGGGCCAGTCCCTGGCCAACGCCCTCGATCCGCTGCTGCGCAAGCGCGTGGTGCTGATCGACACCGCCGGCCTGCAGGCCAGCGATCCGGCGCTGCGCATGCAACTGGAAAGCCTGGCCGGGCGTGGCATCAAGTCGAAAAATTACCTGGTGCTTGCAACCACCAGCCAGAAACAGGTTCTTACCGCTGCATACCACAGCTACAAACGTTGCGGCCTGGCCGGCTGCATCCTGACTAAACTGGATGAGACGGCGAGCCTGGGCGAAGTATTGAGCCTGGCGATCAGCCATGAATTACCGGTCGCCTACCTGACCGACGGGCCGCGGATCCCGGATGATTTGCATCTGCCGCGCCGTCATCAGTTGGTCAGCCGCGCTGTCAGCGTGCAAATGCAAGAAGAGCCTAGCGAGGAAGCGATGGCCGATATGTTCGCCGACCTCTACCACAACCCGGCAAAGCGGGTGGGTTGA
- the fleN gene encoding flagellar synthesis regulator FleN, which translates to MGSMHPVQVIAVTGGKGGVGKTNVSVNLSLALAELGRRVMLLDADLGLANVDVLLGLTPKHTLADVIEGRCELRDVLLQGPGGIRIVPAASGTQSMVHLSPAQHAGLIQAFSDIGDNLDVLVIDTAAGIGESVVSFVRAAQEVLLVVCDEPTSITDAYALIKLLNRDYGMNRFRVLANMAQSPQEGRNLFAKLTKVTDRFLDVALQYVGAVPYDECVRKAVQKQRAVYEAFPRSKCALAFKAIAQKVDTWPLPANPRGHLEFFVERLVHQTSAGPVL; encoded by the coding sequence ATGGGCAGCATGCATCCCGTACAGGTGATCGCGGTGACCGGCGGCAAAGGTGGCGTCGGGAAAACTAACGTGTCAGTGAATTTGTCCCTGGCCCTGGCAGAGCTTGGCCGTCGGGTCATGTTGCTGGATGCTGACCTGGGTCTGGCGAACGTCGACGTTCTGCTGGGGCTGACGCCCAAACACACCCTCGCCGATGTGATCGAGGGCCGCTGCGAGCTGCGTGATGTGCTGCTCCAGGGGCCTGGCGGGATCCGCATCGTACCGGCTGCCTCCGGCACCCAGAGCATGGTGCACCTGAGCCCGGCGCAGCATGCCGGCCTGATCCAGGCGTTCAGCGACATTGGCGACAACCTCGACGTGCTGGTGATCGACACCGCCGCCGGGATCGGCGAGTCGGTGGTCAGCTTCGTGCGCGCCGCGCAGGAAGTCTTGCTGGTGGTCTGCGATGAACCCACCTCGATCACCGATGCCTACGCCCTGATCAAATTGCTTAACCGTGACTACGGCATGAACCGCTTCCGCGTCCTGGCCAACATGGCCCAGAGCCCGCAGGAAGGGCGCAACCTGTTCGCCAAGTTGACCAAGGTCACGGATCGCTTTCTTGATGTCGCCTTACAATACGTAGGCGCAGTTCCCTATGACGAGTGCGTGCGCAAGGCCGTGCAAAAGCAGCGTGCGGTCTATGAAGCGTTCCCTCGTTCGAAGTGCGCACTGGCGTTCAAGGCTATTGCTCAGAAGGTCGATACTTGGCCATTGCCCGCCAATCCCCGGGGGCATCTGGAGTTTTTCGTCGAGCGATTGGTGCATCAGACGAGCGCGGGACCTGTGCTATGA
- a CDS encoding protein phosphatase CheZ: protein MEHKETSQGDFESTLKKHAHQLVDCLERGQFGDAVQLIHELNQTRDRGLYQEVGKLTRELHSAIVNFQIDPHMPQAEEISQITDATERLSYVVRLTEAAANRTMDLVENATPLVNGMATEAQALSHDWGRFMRREVGAEEFRELARRVEGFLSRSEQENRMVSSNLNDILLAQDYQDLTGQVIKRVTQLVTEVESNLLKLVLMAGQVDRFAGIEHDREAILSEKDPQKHLAKGEGPQIHADKREDVVSGQDDVDDLLSSLGF from the coding sequence ATGGAGCATAAAGAAACATCACAGGGAGACTTCGAGTCGACCCTGAAAAAGCATGCTCACCAGTTGGTCGACTGCCTTGAGAGAGGCCAGTTCGGCGACGCGGTGCAGTTGATCCATGAGCTCAACCAGACCCGTGACCGCGGCCTGTACCAGGAAGTGGGCAAGCTCACGCGTGAGCTGCATAGTGCGATCGTCAATTTCCAGATCGACCCGCACATGCCCCAGGCCGAAGAGATCTCGCAGATCACCGATGCCACCGAGCGCCTGTCCTATGTGGTCAGGCTGACTGAGGCAGCGGCCAACCGCACCATGGACCTGGTGGAAAACGCCACGCCTCTGGTCAATGGCATGGCCACCGAAGCCCAGGCCTTGAGCCACGACTGGGGTCGCTTCATGCGCCGCGAAGTCGGGGCCGAAGAGTTTCGTGAGTTGGCACGTCGGGTCGAAGGTTTCCTGTCACGCAGTGAGCAGGAAAACCGCATGGTTTCCAGCAACCTCAATGACATTCTGCTGGCCCAGGATTACCAGGACCTCACCGGTCAGGTGATCAAGCGTGTGACCCAATTGGTCACCGAAGTGGAAAGCAATTTGCTCAAATTGGTGCTCATGGCAGGCCAGGTTGACCGTTTTGCCGGCATCGAACATGACCGCGAAGCGATCCTCTCGGAAAAAGATCCACAAAAACATCTCGCCAAGGGTGAAGGTCCGCAGATTCATGCCGATAAACGTGAAGACGTTGTATCGGGTCAAGATGATGTCGATGACCTGTTATCCAGTTTAGGCTTCTAA
- a CDS encoding chemotaxis response regulator protein-glutamate methylesterase, with protein MAVKVLVVDDSGFFRRRVSEILSADPSIQVVGTATNGKEAIDQAIALKPDVITMDYEMPMMDGITAVRHIMQRCPTPVLMFSSLTHEGARVTLDALDAGAVDFLPKNFEDISRNPEKVKQLLCEKVHSISRSNRRSLFSAPAPAPAPTPAAAASASTFGRPAPAPVARPAVAAPTRAAAATAYSPAPKRKAYKLVAIGTSTGGPVALQRVLTQLPANFPAPIVLIQHMPAAFTKAFAERLDKLCRISVKEAEDGDILRPGLALLAPGGKQMMVDGRGAIKILPGDERLNYKPCVDITFGSAAKSYGDKVLAVVLTGMGADGREGARLLKQGGSAIWAQDEASCVIYGMPMAIVKAELADAVYSLDDIGKHLVEACL; from the coding sequence ATGGCAGTCAAGGTCCTGGTGGTGGACGATTCGGGTTTCTTCCGCCGCCGCGTCTCGGAAATTCTTTCCGCCGATCCAAGCATCCAGGTGGTCGGCACGGCCACCAACGGCAAAGAGGCGATTGATCAAGCCATTGCGTTGAAGCCGGACGTGATCACCATGGACTACGAGATGCCGATGATGGATGGCATCACGGCAGTTCGACACATCATGCAACGCTGCCCGACCCCGGTATTGATGTTCTCCTCGCTGACGCACGAAGGCGCCCGGGTAACCCTCGATGCGCTGGACGCTGGTGCGGTGGACTTCCTGCCGAAAAATTTCGAAGACATCTCGCGCAACCCCGAGAAGGTCAAGCAACTGCTGTGCGAGAAAGTCCACAGTATTTCCCGCAGCAACCGTCGCAGCCTGTTCAGCGCACCGGCCCCCGCGCCTGCGCCGACACCGGCGGCTGCCGCATCGGCGAGCACGTTCGGTCGCCCGGCACCCGCTCCGGTTGCCCGGCCTGCGGTGGCAGCACCGACGCGTGCTGCGGCCGCCACGGCGTACTCGCCAGCGCCGAAACGCAAAGCCTACAAGTTGGTCGCTATCGGCACCTCCACCGGCGGCCCGGTGGCCTTGCAACGCGTGTTGACGCAGTTGCCGGCCAACTTCCCGGCGCCGATCGTGTTGATCCAACACATGCCAGCGGCCTTCACCAAGGCGTTCGCCGAACGCTTGGACAAGCTGTGCCGCATCAGCGTCAAGGAAGCCGAGGATGGCGACATCCTGCGTCCTGGCCTGGCGCTGCTGGCGCCCGGTGGCAAGCAGATGATGGTGGACGGGCGCGGTGCGATCAAAATCCTGCCGGGCGACGAGCGCCTGAACTACAAACCCTGTGTGGACATCACCTTCGGTTCGGCTGCCAAGTCCTACGGCGACAAAGTTCTGGCGGTGGTCCTCACCGGCATGGGCGCCGACGGCCGTGAAGGCGCGCGCCTGCTCAAGCAGGGCGGCAGCGCGATCTGGGCGCAGGACGAAGCCAGCTGCGTGATCTATGGCATGCCCATGGCCATCGTCAAGGCTGAACTGGCCGACGCCGTGTACAGCCTGGACGACATCGGCAAGCATCTGGTGGAGGCCTGCCTCTAA
- the motD gene encoding flagellar motor protein MotD, producing the protein MSRRRREPEEHVNHERWLVSYADFITLLFAFFVVMYSISSINEGKYKVISQALIGVFNDTDRALKPIPIGEERPRTVTPAKPLVNDSDETAAGVGGTSDPLKSIADDISAAFGDLISSNQMTVRGNELWVEIELNSSLLFASADALPSDQAFTIIDKVAAILKPFENPIHVEGFTDNFPISTAQYPTNWELSSARASSIVRMLAMQGVNPGRLASVGYGEFQPVANNATVEGRAKNRRVVLVVSRNLDVRRSLTGTGTANATPDAALKRAGTQTAPAPAKPPVRQSSVNSPSPAQ; encoded by the coding sequence GTGAGCCGTCGCCGTCGCGAGCCTGAAGAACACGTCAACCACGAACGTTGGCTGGTGTCCTACGCGGACTTCATCACCTTGCTGTTCGCGTTTTTCGTGGTGATGTACTCCATCTCGTCGATCAACGAAGGCAAGTACAAAGTCATTTCCCAGGCGCTGATCGGGGTGTTCAACGACACCGATCGCGCCCTCAAGCCGATTCCCATTGGCGAAGAGCGGCCCAGGACCGTGACCCCGGCCAAGCCGCTGGTCAACGACAGCGACGAAACCGCCGCCGGCGTCGGTGGCACCAGTGATCCACTCAAGAGCATCGCCGACGACATCAGCGCCGCCTTTGGCGACCTGATCAGTTCCAACCAGATGACCGTGCGCGGCAATGAGTTGTGGGTCGAGATCGAACTCAATTCCAGCCTGCTGTTCGCCAGTGCCGATGCGCTGCCCAGCGACCAGGCGTTCACCATCATCGACAAGGTCGCGGCGATCCTCAAACCGTTCGAGAACCCGATCCACGTCGAGGGCTTTACCGATAATTTCCCGATCAGCACCGCGCAGTACCCGACCAACTGGGAGCTGTCCTCGGCGCGGGCGTCGAGCATCGTGCGCATGCTCGCGATGCAGGGTGTGAACCCCGGACGCCTGGCGTCGGTGGGGTATGGTGAGTTCCAGCCAGTGGCGAATAACGCCACGGTAGAAGGCCGCGCCAAGAACCGCCGGGTAGTGCTGGTGGTATCCCGCAACCTGGATGTGCGCCGCAGCCTGACCGGCACCGGCACCGCTAATGCAACACCGGATGCGGCCTTGAAGCGGGCTGGCACACAAACTGCACCGGCCCCTGCAAAGCCGCCGGTGCGTCAGAGCTCCGTCAATTCTCCGTCACCGGCTCAATAA
- a CDS encoding chemotaxis protein CheA, giving the protein MSFGADEEILQDFLVEAGEILEQLSEQLVELESRPDDANLLNAIFRGFHTVKGGAGFLQLHELVECCHIAENVFDILRKGERHVDSELMDVILEALDAVNGMFSQVRERAPITAATPELLAALARYAEPADMSAAPVAEAVPEPVAEPEADVTDSEFEQLLNSLSAVKAEAEAPAAPVAAPTGEDITDAEFESLLDQLHGKGQFAADAVAPAAPTETPAEAPAASTSTDITDDEFEALLDQLHGKGTFAADALPAVAATAPTAAAATPAAPAAPAGDGLISDHEFESLLDELHGKGKFTEVGATAKVATPAPAAAAKAATPAAAKPAPAPAAAPAAAAPARAAAPAPAGAEKPASEAETTVRVDTARLDDIMNMVGELVLVRNRLVRLGLNSGDEAMQKAVSNLDVVTADLQTAVMKTRMQPIKKVFGRFPRLVRDLARQLKKEINLELVGEETDLDKNLVEALADPLVHLVRNAVDHGVETPEEREASGKSRGGKVILAAEQEGDHILLSITDDGKGMDPTILRNIAVKRGVMDKDAADRLTDTECYNLIFAPGFSTKTEISDVSGRGVGMDVVKTKISQLNGSINIYSTKGQGSKIVIKVPLTLAIMPTLMVMLGNQAFAFPLVNVNEIFHLDLSRTNVVDGQEVVIVRDKALPLFYLKRWLVASAAHEEQREGHVVILSVGTQRIGFVVDQLVGQEEVVIKPLGKMLQGTPGMSGATITGDGRIALILDVPSMLKRYAARRI; this is encoded by the coding sequence ATGAGCTTCGGCGCCGATGAAGAGATCCTTCAGGATTTCCTTGTAGAGGCCGGCGAAATTTTAGAGCAGTTGTCCGAGCAACTGGTCGAGCTGGAAAGCCGACCGGATGATGCGAACCTGCTCAATGCAATTTTTCGCGGTTTTCATACTGTAAAAGGGGGCGCCGGCTTCCTCCAGCTCCATGAGCTGGTGGAGTGCTGCCACATCGCCGAGAACGTGTTCGACATCCTGCGCAAGGGTGAGCGGCACGTCGACTCGGAGTTGATGGACGTGATTCTCGAAGCACTGGATGCGGTCAACGGCATGTTCAGCCAAGTGCGTGAACGTGCCCCGATCACCGCAGCTACGCCGGAACTGCTGGCCGCCCTGGCGCGCTATGCCGAGCCTGCCGACATGTCGGCGGCACCGGTGGCTGAAGCTGTGCCGGAACCTGTGGCAGAGCCCGAAGCGGACGTGACCGACAGCGAGTTCGAGCAACTGCTCAACTCCCTCAGCGCGGTCAAGGCCGAGGCTGAAGCTCCGGCAGCGCCCGTTGCGGCGCCGACGGGTGAAGACATTACCGACGCTGAATTCGAATCGCTGCTCGACCAGCTGCACGGCAAAGGCCAGTTCGCCGCCGACGCGGTGGCACCTGCCGCGCCGACCGAAACGCCTGCCGAAGCGCCAGCCGCCTCGACCAGCACCGACATCACCGACGACGAATTTGAAGCGTTGCTCGACCAGCTGCATGGCAAGGGCACGTTTGCGGCCGACGCCTTGCCCGCCGTCGCAGCCACCGCACCAACCGCGGCGGCTGCCACGCCTGCTGCCCCTGCCGCACCTGCCGGCGATGGACTGATCTCCGATCACGAGTTCGAGTCGTTGCTGGACGAACTGCACGGCAAAGGCAAGTTCACCGAAGTGGGCGCGACGGCCAAGGTCGCCACGCCGGCGCCAGCAGCGGCGGCGAAAGCTGCGACTCCGGCAGCCGCCAAACCGGCTCCCGCGCCTGCTGCGGCGCCCGCCGCCGCCGCCCCTGCACGTGCCGCGGCACCTGCACCGGCTGGCGCTGAAAAACCTGCCAGTGAAGCCGAAACCACCGTGCGGGTTGATACCGCACGCCTGGACGACATCATGAACATGGTCGGCGAACTGGTGCTGGTGCGTAACCGCCTGGTGCGCCTGGGCCTGAACAGCGGCGACGAGGCCATGCAGAAGGCCGTGTCGAACCTCGACGTGGTCACCGCCGACCTGCAAACCGCCGTGATGAAAACGCGGATGCAGCCGATCAAGAAAGTCTTCGGCCGCTTCCCGCGCCTGGTTCGCGACCTCGCGCGCCAGCTCAAGAAAGAAATCAACCTGGAACTGGTGGGTGAAGAAACCGACCTCGACAAAAACCTTGTCGAGGCCCTGGCCGACCCGCTGGTCCACTTGGTGCGCAACGCCGTCGACCACGGCGTGGAAACCCCGGAAGAACGCGAAGCCTCGGGCAAGTCCCGTGGCGGCAAGGTGATCCTGGCGGCCGAGCAAGAAGGCGACCATATCCTGCTGTCGATTACCGATGACGGCAAAGGCATGGACCCGACCATCCTGCGCAATATCGCGGTCAAGCGTGGCGTGATGGACAAGGACGCCGCCGACCGCCTGACCGACACCGAGTGCTACAACCTGATCTTCGCCCCGGGCTTCTCGACCAAGACCGAGATCTCCGACGTGTCCGGCCGTGGCGTCGGCATGGACGTGGTGAAGACCAAGATCAGCCAGCTCAACGGCTCGATCAATATCTACTCGACCAAGGGCCAGGGCTCGAAGATCGTGATCAAGGTGCCGTTGACCTTGGCGATCATGCCGACCCTGATGGTGATGCTGGGCAACCAGGCGTTCGCCTTCCCGCTGGTCAACGTCAACGAGATCTTCCACCTCGACCTGTCGCGCACCAACGTGGTCGACGGCCAGGAAGTGGTAATCGTGCGTGACAAGGCGTTGCCACTGTTCTACCTCAAGCGCTGGCTGGTGGCTTCGGCTGCCCATGAAGAGCAGCGCGAAGGCCATGTGGTGATTCTTTCCGTGGGCACCCAGCGTATCGGCTTTGTCGTCGATCAACTGGTTGGCCAGGAAGAAGTGGTGATCAAGCCTTTGGGCAAAATGCTGCAGGGAACCCCGGGCATGTCGGGTGCGACCATCACCGGTGACGGTCGGATCGCGCTGATTCTCGATGTTCCGAGCATGCTCAAGCGTTACGCCGCTCGGCGTATTTGA
- a CDS encoding ParA family protein, which translates to MRVWAVANQKGGVGKTTTSIALAGLLAEAGKRVVVVDLDPHGSMTSYFGYDPDALEHSCYDLFLHKGSVPADLPGQLLLPTSNDSISLLPSSTALATLERQSPGQSGLGLVIAKTLAQLWQDFDYAIIDSPPLLGVLMVNALAASQQLVIPVQTEHLAVKGLERMVSTLAMINRSRKQALPYSIVPTLFDRRTQASLGTLRVLRDAYPDTIWNGYIPVDTRLRDASRAGLTPSQFDGKSRGVMAYRALLKHLLSQQLVAQVA; encoded by the coding sequence ATGAGAGTCTGGGCAGTTGCCAATCAAAAAGGTGGAGTCGGCAAGACCACCACCTCCATCGCCTTAGCCGGCTTGCTGGCCGAGGCGGGCAAGCGTGTGGTCGTGGTCGACCTCGACCCCCACGGCTCGATGACCAGCTACTTCGGCTACGACCCGGATGCGCTGGAACACAGCTGCTACGACCTGTTCCTGCACAAAGGCAGTGTGCCGGCCGACCTGCCGGGGCAACTGCTGCTGCCCACCAGCAACGACAGCATTTCCCTGTTGCCGTCGAGCACCGCGCTGGCCACCCTCGAGCGCCAGTCGCCGGGGCAGAGCGGCCTGGGCCTGGTGATCGCCAAGACCTTGGCGCAACTGTGGCAGGACTTCGACTACGCCATCATCGACAGCCCGCCGTTGCTCGGCGTGCTGATGGTCAACGCCTTGGCGGCCAGCCAGCAACTGGTGATCCCGGTACAGACCGAGCACCTGGCGGTCAAAGGCCTGGAACGCATGGTCAGCACCCTGGCGATGATCAACCGCTCGCGCAAGCAGGCGCTGCCGTACAGCATCGTGCCGACCTTGTTCGACCGCCGTACCCAGGCGTCCCTCGGCACCTTGCGCGTATTGCGCGATGCCTACCCGGACACCATCTGGAACGGCTACATCCCGGTGGACACGCGCCTGCGTGACGCCAGCCGCGCCGGCCTCACGCCGTCACAGTTCGACGGCAAGAGCCGTGGCGTGATGGCCTACCGCGCGCTGCTCAAACACCTGTTGTCCCAGCAACTTGTGGCGCAGGTGGCTTGA
- a CDS encoding CheW domain-containing protein translates to MNRPVELKTRPQLALESYLDALLQEATAEELPEPILVLEPESTLDEFQLAVLEEQARDAHVAPVVAPFEPVVVAPVVVEPVVEVHLPPSITPPPVTGDGRPSWAAEPFECLLFDVAGLTLAVPLVCLGSIYSLEGQELTPLFGQPEWFLGILPSQAGNLKVLDTARWVMPDRYRDDFRQGLQYVISVQGYEWGLAVHQVSRSLRLDPNEIKWRSHRGQRPWLAGTVIEHMCALLDVSELAELIASGAVKSMPGNTRS, encoded by the coding sequence ATGAACCGTCCTGTCGAACTTAAGACCCGGCCACAACTGGCACTGGAATCCTACCTGGATGCCCTGCTGCAGGAGGCGACCGCCGAAGAGTTGCCCGAGCCGATTCTGGTGCTTGAGCCAGAAAGCACGCTGGATGAATTCCAGTTGGCAGTGCTCGAAGAACAAGCCCGTGATGCCCACGTTGCCCCGGTTGTAGCGCCATTTGAGCCCGTGGTGGTCGCCCCGGTGGTGGTCGAGCCGGTGGTCGAAGTGCACCTGCCGCCGAGCATCACGCCACCGCCGGTCACTGGTGATGGTCGCCCAAGCTGGGCTGCCGAGCCGTTCGAGTGCCTGCTGTTCGACGTCGCCGGCTTGACCCTGGCGGTGCCGCTGGTGTGCCTGGGCTCGATCTACTCCCTGGAAGGCCAGGAGTTGACGCCATTGTTCGGGCAACCGGAGTGGTTCCTCGGCATCCTGCCCAGCCAGGCCGGCAACCTCAAGGTGCTCGACACAGCGCGCTGGGTGATGCCCGACCGCTACCGCGACGACTTCCGCCAGGGTTTGCAATACGTGATCTCGGTGCAGGGCTACGAGTGGGGGCTGGCGGTGCATCAAGTCAGCCGCTCGTTGCGCCTGGACCCGAACGAAATCAAATGGCGCAGCCACCGGGGCCAGCGGCCTTGGCTGGCGGGCACCGTGATCGAACACATGTGCGCATTGCTCGACGTGTCCGAATTGGCCGAGCTGATCGCCAGTGGGGCCGTCAAGTCGATGCCCGGTAACACACGCAGTTGA